AGCATCTCCATTTTTTAAGATGGATAAAATACAGAATTCCAAAACACCTTTACGCATTTGTGCTTTTGTGTTTTCAATCTTCATATATATAATGTGTTAAGAAGCCCATCCTAACCTTCCCATTTCGTCTAAGCTCAATGCAGGCGAAAGGAAGGAACTGTTGTGTGAGCATTTTATTCGTTAAAATCATATTTTAATTTTTACGCTGAACTTGTTTCAGCTTTTTTCTGTTTTCAATCATTTTCCTCCTTTTGGAGGGATTAAGGGAGGCCTTTCCGTTTTCAATCTGTTCCCCTCTTTTGGAGGGGCTAGGGGAGGCTTATTTCACAAACTTTATCGTAAACGGATATTTATAATTTTCGCCATCTTTTGCTTTTATAGAGGCTATAATTACTAATACAATTCCTAAAATGTAAATAATTCCTGCAATAGAGCCAAAACCCAAAAATCCAAAAATGTTATCAAAACCAAAATCGAAATTTATATCTAAGTTGTTCCAATTTAAGTGATTTCTGTTTCTGTTAAACAAAGAACCAAAAGCAAAAGGAATAAATAATATTGTTAAAAGAAATACATATAGCGTATAACTAATATTAAAATTTACAGCTTCTTTGCCTTGTTCATCTAAAAAAGTACTTCTATCTTTTAAGGTTTGCCAAGCAATTAAAGGCGTAATAATATTGCCAAATGGAAACATAAAACCTGCAAATGCAGAAATATGAATTAAAAATGCGTTGGTATTTTCGTTATTATTTTTCATTTTTTAAGTTTGATATAATACTTGCTTATGCAAATATATGTTCTTAAAAAGGTATTGTGCAATACATAGTACTATAATTAACATTTTTTTAACATATTCAAAAATGAATAAAAAGCTTTAAAACTATTGTTATTACTGACTTTAATTAAAATTTAGCTATCTTTGAAAGCAGATTAATAAAATAAATAAAAATAAATTAACAATCTGTTTTTAATAAAAACTTTAAAAAAATCAATCTAAAAAATGAAACTTACACCTGCAAAAGTCAATTTTTTCAATTTTATAAAACTTCCTTTGGCATATTTTGGAGGTGTAAGAGTAAAATCGATTACAGAAAAGGAAGCGATTGTAACTATAAAACATAAATGGATGAATCAAAATCCGTTTAAAAGTATGTTTTGGGCTGCACAAGGAATGGCTGCAGAAATGCCTACAGGAATCTTAGTAATGCAAGCTATTGAAAATTCTAAACGTAAAGTTTCCATGCTAGTAACACATCAAGAGGCAGACTTTTTTAAAAAAGCTACAGGTAAAATTACATTTTCTTGTACTGGAGGAAATGAAATAAGAGAAGCCATTCAGAAATCGATAGAAACAGGAGAAGGACAAAAGATTGTTTTAACATCCGAAGGTAAAAACAAAGATGGAGTAGTGGTTTCTAACTTTAGTTTTCATTGGAGTTTGAGAGTAAAACCTCTTTAATTCCCTATTTCGACTTTGCTCAATACAAGCTCTAGGGAAAACTGATGTTGTA
The DNA window shown above is from Polaribacter sp. Hel_I_88 and carries:
- a CDS encoding DUF4870 domain-containing protein — its product is MKNNNENTNAFLIHISAFAGFMFPFGNIITPLIAWQTLKDRSTFLDEQGKEAVNFNISYTLYVFLLTILFIPFAFGSLFNRNRNHLNWNNLDINFDFGFDNIFGFLGFGSIAGIIYILGIVLVIIASIKAKDGENYKYPFTIKFVK
- a CDS encoding DUF4442 domain-containing protein, whose amino-acid sequence is MKLTPAKVNFFNFIKLPLAYFGGVRVKSITEKEAIVTIKHKWMNQNPFKSMFWAAQGMAAEMPTGILVMQAIENSKRKVSMLVTHQEADFFKKATGKITFSCTGGNEIREAIQKSIETGEGQKIVLTSEGKNKDGVVVSNFSFHWSLRVKPL